The proteins below are encoded in one region of Oceanispirochaeta sp.:
- a CDS encoding nucleobase:cation symporter-2 family protein: MSDATKIKVDLIYGLTDRPKAGPAFFAALQHMMAIFIGIVTPAIVISGVLGLSTGMSAYLVSMSLFVSGMATFIQCRKIGPIGSGLLSIQGTSFTFLSVCIAIGFSVKSAGGTEAQMVAAIFGTALIASPVEMIFSRFIPFLKKIITPLVSGIVVTLIGMSLIKVGITDIGGGAWLLGNKPEFFASPQNLMLAAIVLVTIIAFNRSSNKWLRMGAIVFGLIAGYIVAAILGIIQFDKVSSLSIVALPIPFKYGFAISWAHVIPMALLFLITTVESIGDLTATSMVSGEPVEGDLYMKRISGGVLGDGINSALAAVFNTFPNTTFSQNNGVIQMTGVASRYIGFWISGLLVIFGLFPIVGGLFSIIPNAVLGGATIIMFGTVAASGIRIIASSIIDRRGVIIMAISFGLGMGVTFVPEILQNFSPFMKSVFGSAITTGGLTAIFLNIVLPRSYKKQPVTDPMKDMV, encoded by the coding sequence ATGAGTGATGCAACAAAAATCAAGGTCGATTTAATATACGGCCTTACCGACAGACCAAAGGCAGGGCCCGCCTTTTTTGCAGCCCTGCAGCATATGATGGCCATTTTCATAGGGATCGTAACACCGGCGATTGTTATCAGTGGAGTATTAGGTCTGAGTACTGGAATGTCTGCCTATCTGGTCAGCATGTCCCTCTTCGTATCCGGAATGGCCACTTTCATACAGTGCCGCAAAATCGGTCCTATAGGCTCCGGTCTTCTCAGTATACAGGGAACCAGCTTTACATTTCTTTCAGTCTGTATCGCTATTGGTTTTTCTGTAAAGAGCGCTGGTGGAACAGAAGCCCAGATGGTGGCAGCCATTTTCGGTACAGCATTGATTGCCTCCCCCGTAGAGATGATTTTCAGCCGGTTCATTCCTTTTTTGAAAAAAATCATCACTCCCCTGGTCAGCGGGATCGTTGTTACACTCATCGGTATGTCCCTGATCAAAGTAGGTATCACCGACATAGGCGGAGGAGCATGGCTCCTGGGTAACAAGCCGGAATTCTTTGCCAGTCCTCAGAATCTGATGCTCGCAGCCATCGTGCTTGTGACCATCATAGCCTTCAACAGAAGCTCCAATAAATGGCTGAGAATGGGAGCCATTGTGTTCGGTCTCATTGCCGGTTATATTGTGGCGGCCATCCTGGGAATCATTCAATTTGATAAGGTTTCATCCCTTTCCATTGTCGCCCTTCCCATCCCCTTCAAATACGGATTTGCCATCAGCTGGGCTCATGTTATACCCATGGCTCTTCTCTTTCTGATCACGACTGTAGAATCAATTGGAGACCTGACAGCCACATCCATGGTTTCAGGAGAACCAGTGGAAGGCGATCTCTATATGAAACGTATTTCCGGCGGTGTTCTGGGAGACGGGATCAACTCTGCCCTGGCTGCTGTTTTCAACACCTTCCCCAACACAACCTTCAGCCAGAATAATGGTGTTATCCAGATGACTGGTGTTGCCAGCCGCTATATCGGCTTCTGGATTTCCGGACTGCTGGTTATTTTCGGTCTTTTCCCCATCGTGGGCGGACTCTTCTCCATTATTCCAAATGCAGTACTTGGTGGAGCCACCATCATCATGTTTGGTACAGTAGCAGCGTCAGGGATCAGAATCATCGCATCCAGCATTATCGACAGAAGAGGGGTCATCATCATGGCCATCTCTTTCGGTCTTGGAATGGGTGTCACCTTTGTTCCCGAAATTCTACAGAACTTTTCTCCCTTCATGAAATCAGTATTCGGCTCTGCCATCACAACCGGTGGACTCACAGCCATCTTCCTGAACATTGTGCTTCCCAGAAGCTACAAGAAACAGCCAGTGACTGATCCCATGAAAGACATGGTCTGA
- a CDS encoding RimK/LysX family protein, with product MKLFRTSGRAVLFCLTFLVLCHISSGPLYAEEFISGDKIILGQKEQVRIEPSGLLLDGRVDTGAAMASLHAENIIRFIRNGEEWVHFNLNPGGADCIMELPLFAVVKVRQANTVVLQERPIVTLSIRMGELQMDANFTLTDRSLMSVPLLIGRNILKDRFLVDVSGEYLLGFVPQD from the coding sequence ATGAAACTTTTCAGAACCTCCGGCAGGGCTGTTCTTTTTTGCCTCACTTTTCTCGTTCTGTGTCATATCTCCTCTGGACCATTATATGCAGAGGAGTTCATTTCAGGTGATAAAATCATTCTGGGACAAAAAGAGCAGGTCCGAATCGAACCTTCAGGGCTACTCCTGGACGGCAGGGTCGATACCGGCGCCGCGATGGCGTCCCTTCACGCAGAGAACATAATCCGTTTTATTCGTAATGGAGAGGAGTGGGTTCATTTTAACCTGAACCCCGGCGGAGCGGACTGCATCATGGAGCTGCCTCTATTTGCTGTGGTCAAGGTTCGCCAGGCCAATACGGTGGTCCTGCAGGAACGCCCGATTGTAACCCTGTCCATACGCATGGGAGAGCTGCAGATGGATGCCAATTTTACACTGACAGATAGAAGCCTCATGAGTGTCCCCCTTCTGATAGGTCGAAATATCCTGAAGGACCGCTTTCTTGTTGATGTTTCCGGGGAATATCTGCTGGGTTTTGTGCCTCAAGACTAA